In Dermacentor silvarum isolate Dsil-2018 chromosome 2, BIME_Dsil_1.4, whole genome shotgun sequence, the following proteins share a genomic window:
- the LOC119441147 gene encoding cuticle protein 16.8: MISKVILCGLLAYAAGQALQGELPASPYSFNHDTTDEFGTRITHEETGDENNHKVGSYSYTDPNGITRTVRYVADAGGFRATVETNEPGTKTSNPADAPFLSNAVEPPPAPPAPKPAAVVVRPAPRPVVVHSTPVFHAAPVVHAHPVVHALHATPVTLHAAPVALHAAPITIATAHHAHPVTVAGHPIAIAHAPLTYTLGRAKS; encoded by the exons ATGATCAGCAAG GTGATTCTCTGCGGCCTGCTGGCCTATGCAGCCGGTCAAGCCCTTCAAGGAGAGCTT CCGGCTTCACCATACAGCTTCAATCACGACACCACGGACGAGTTCGGCACACGCATTACCCACGAAGAGACTGGTGACGAGAACAACCACAAGGTCGGCTCCTACAGCTACACCGATCCAAATGGCATCACCCGTACAGTGCGCTACGTGGCTGACGCCGGTGGATTCCGCGCCACCGTCGAGACCAACGAGCCGGGCACCAAGACTTCGAACCCGGCCGACGCCCCGTTCCTGTCCAACGCTGTCGAGCCGCCTCCAGCCCCGCCAGCACCCAAGCCCGCCGCCGTGGTCGTCAGGCCCGCTCCCAGACCCGTGGTCGTCCACTCCACCCCTGTTTTCCACGCCGCTCCGGTTGTTCATGCCCATCCGGTTGTCCACGCTCTTCATGCCACACCGGTTACGCTGCACGCTGCGCCAGTCGCCCTGCACGCGGCGCCTATCACCATTGCTACGGCTCACCACGCACACCCGGTAACCGTGGCCGGTCACCCGATCGCCATCGCCCACGCGCCGCTGACGTACACCCTGGGCCGTGCCAAGAGCTAA